From Rhodobacter sp. CZR27:
GCTCGACGTGCTGGTGCAGCCCACGGTCCTCGACCGGGACCGCACGGCGCCGCCCGCCTCTCCGGCGGCCGGCGCGCGCCATCTGGTGCCGGCGGGGGCCAGCGGTGCCTGGGCCGGCCACACGGACGAGATCGCGGTCTGGGAGGCCGAGACGGCGGTCTGGCGCTTCCTGGCCCCGCAGCCCGGCTGGCAGACCTTCGTGCTGGCCGAGGGGGCGGGCCTCGTCTTCACCGTGACGGGCTGGCAGACGCTGAACCAGCTCGCGCCGGAATTCGCCTCGCTCGGCATCTCCACTGCTGCGGACGAGACCAACCGGCTGGCCGTCGCCTCCTCGGCCACGCTGCTCACCCATTCCGGCGAGGGGCATCAGCTCAAGGTCAACAAGGCCGCGGCCGGGGATACGGCGAGCCTGCTGTTCCAGACCGGCTGGTCGGGCCGGGCCGAGATCGGGCTGGCGGGCAGCGACGACCTCTCGGTGAAGGTCAGCCCGGACGGCGATACCTTCCGCACCGCGCTCCGGGTGGACCGCGGCACGGGCCGGGTGATGCTGCCGCAGGGCATGACCGTCACCGGCAGCGTCACCGGCACGGCGGTGCAGGCCTCGGCCGCGGATGCGACGGCCGGCCGGCTGCTGGCGGTCGGGGCCTTCGGGCTGGGGGGCACGGCGCCGCTGATCGGCAATGCCGAGGTGACGGACGGCTCGATCGCGCCGGGCTTCTACGGCTATGACAGTGCCCAGGGCAGCAGCGGCGGGCCCTCGGGGGTGCAGTGCGGGATCCTGCTGCACCAGAGCCGCACGTCCGGCGCGGGCGAGGTGCAGCTTTTCCTCGTGGAGAGCGCGGCCGGGGCGGGCTGCCTGCCGGGCATCCTGTTCTCGCGGGCCCGCAGCGGCGGGGCATGGTCCGGCTGGTTCGCGGGTGGCGTGGTGGACAGCGCAGGCAATGCCAACGGCCGCTACATCCGCCACCAGGACGGCACGCAGACCTGCTGGCAGTCGGTGACCACCGTGACCTCGGGCGAGGCGGCCATCACCTTTCCGGCTCCGTTCTCCTCCACCTCGGGCCTCATCACGACGATGGGCGTCAATGGCACCGCGGCCAGCTCGATCTGTCCGCGCATCACCGCGCGCACCGCGACCGGCGCCAATGTCTCGGCCTTCAACACCTCGAACGCGCGTATCGCCGTGAGGGTCGAGCTGATCTCGATGGGGCGCTGGTACTGATCGCGGATCCGGGGCCTCCGGTCAGAGCACGAGCCCCGGATCGTCCCCCATGTCGAGACCGGGGAAGACGCTGCCTTCCAGCAGCCCCCGGTCGAAGCCGTAGAGCGCGCGCATCGTCCAGGCGGCCCAGGCGCGCACGTCCGAAGTGGGCATGAGATCGCGCCCGGCATAGAGGGCGGCATCCCCCAGCCCCGGCCAGCGCCCCATCACCTGCCCGCCGCGCACCGCGCCGCCGGCGACCAGCATCGCCCCCGCCGTGCCGTGGTCCGTCCCGCCCGAGCCGTTCTCGCGCGCGGTGCGGCCGAATTCGGTCATGGCGAGGACCGCCGTCCTCTCCCAGGCCGGTCCCAGCCCGTCCCTGAGCCGCAGCAGCAGGCGTTCGAGCTGCGAGAGCGGCTTCAGGATCGACCGGGCCTGGCTGCGGTGCGTGTCCCAGCCCGAGAGCGAGAAGGCCGCGATCCGCGCCTCGCCGCGCAGCCGCTCGGCGGCGAAGCCCGCCAGCCCGTCGATGTCGGCGAAGGGATTTCCCTTGCCCTTTCCCTTCCGCCCCCGCGCCCCGCCCTCCGCGGCCCCGGGGATCGCCGCGGCAAGCTCCAGCGCCTCGGCCGCCACGTCGCGGAACAGCGGGTCGTCGTGATAGAGCTCGCCCAGAAGCCGGCGGTTCTGCGCCGAAAGGTCGAGCCTCAGGTCCGGGGACCAGGACCGCACCGGCGCCATGCCCTCGATCACCGGCAGCGGGTCGCGCCCGACCGCCCAGGCGGTCTCGGCCCGAAGGCCCGGCACCGCCTGCAGCATCCGGTTCAGCCAGCCATCGCGGGCCGTCCCCCGCGGCACGTCGGGGCTGGTGCCGGCCTCGAGCAGGTCCTGCCCGTCGAAATGGCTGCGCTTGTCGCGGTAGGGGGTCGAGACGGCGTGGACGAAGCCGAGCTCGCCCCGCTGCCAGAGATCCGACAGGCCGCCAAGCGCCGGATGCAGCGCGAAGCCCTGCGACAGCGCAAGCCCGTTCCCGCGGGCCAGCGTCGGGCGATAGGTCGCGAGAAGCGGGTCCTCGAAGGGGCGCACCACGTCGAGCCCGTCCATCGCGCCGCGCAGCACGACCACCACCAGCCGGTTCTCGCCCAGGGTGGCGGCATCGCCCGCGAGCGTCATGGTGGTGATCAGCGGATGGGCCGCGGCCGAGCAGCCGAGCGCGGTGAGCCCCTGCAGGAAGATGCGCCGGTCGATCATCGGGGTTCTCCTATCGCCGGTTGAATTCGGCCGAGGCGAGCACGAGGCCCGCCGCGTCGCGCCGGCTTTCGGCCCGGCTCACCGCCTGCCGCAACTCCGCCCCCGCGAAGGGGCCGAGCGCGCGGTCGACGAGGGCCAGGGGATCGGGCAATTCGCGCCGGAAGGCGGTCGGCATCTCGAGCGCCCAGAGGATGCGCGAGGACAGCCGGGGCGGGGTGATCCAGGCCGAGGCTTCCTCGGGCCAGCCGTCGGGTCCCGCGGGGCGCTGCCAGGGCTGGCCCATCCCGGCCATCGGGACAAGGATCAGCCGGTCGAGCCGCTTGCCCGGAAGCCGCTCCACCTCCTCGGGCCGGATGCCGAAGGCCCTGAGCCCCGCCACCACATAGTCGAAGGGCTGGCGCACCTTGGCCTGCGGCGCGGCCCGGGCGGCCGGATGGGCCAGCATCGCGCCATAGACCGCGGGCAGATCGCCCCCGGTGTCGAGGAAGGCGCGTTCCATCGCCGCCACCAGATCCGGGTCGGGCGTGTCGGCCACGAAATGCCGGGCAAGCTTGGTCGCGATGTGGCGGGCGGTCTCGGGTCGGGCGGCCAGATCGGCCAGCGCCCTGCGGATCGGCCCGAGGCCGCGGCCCTCGTAGCTCGTGCCCAGAACCGTCTCGGCCCCCGGTTCGGCCGCGTTGCGCCGGAAGGTGAAGCCCTTCTCGATGCTGAAGCCGAGCCCGGTCAGAAGCTCCGCCATCTCGGTCACGTCGGCCTGCGAATAGGCGGCGCCCACGCCCAGCGTGTGCAGCTCCATCAGCTCGCGGGCCAGGTTCTCGTTCAGCCCCCTCGCGCGCTTTCGCCCGGCGGGCGAGCCGGGCCCGACCGAGCTGTCCTGGTCGAGATAGGAGATCATGGCCGGGTGCAGCGTCACGGCGGCCAGGAGCTCGGCAAAGTGCCCGGCGAGATGCGGGCGGATCGCCTCCTCGACCAGGGCGCCCGGCAGCGCCCCGTCGCGGGCGCTGCGCGCTACCACGGCGAAATGGCCCGACCAGAACTGCACCAGCCGCTCGCGGAAGCCATCGGGCGAGGCCAGCGCCCGGCCGATCGAGACCGCCGCCGACCGTCGCGCCTGATCGCGGATCGCTTCCCGCGCCTCACGCAGGCGCGCCGTCTTTGCGGGATCGCTTTCCGGCAGCCTCTGGCTTTCGGCGAGCGTGCGCATTGCGGGCAGCAGGTCCGGCAGCCGCGGCAGCGGCCGGTCCTCCGCGGCACGATCGGGGCCGCGGAGCAGGGTCAGCATGCCTTCGGGCGTGGTCGGCGCCCCTTCCGGCAGCGGCAGGCCGTATCCGAACCGGATCGCGGTCAGGGCGGGGCCATCGGTCATGGGCGGGGCTCCGGGTGGCGGGTGCGCCCAAGATAGGAGGTTTGCCCGGCGCCTCAAGACGGCCGCCACCGGCGCGGCATCGGGTCGCCGGCGGGGCGAGGGGGGAGGCCCGGTCGCGCGGCGGCCCCCTTGGCGGGCGCCGTTGCTCTGCGCCCCGGCCCTGCCCGACCGGCCGGGAAAGCCTGCGCCGGAGCGCGCAACCGGCCAGGAGATGCGCCCGGCCAGTCCGGGGGTGCAGGGTCCGTC
This genomic window contains:
- a CDS encoding DUF1501 domain-containing protein, which translates into the protein MIDRRIFLQGLTALGCSAAAHPLITTMTLAGDAATLGENRLVVVVLRGAMDGLDVVRPFEDPLLATYRPTLARGNGLALSQGFALHPALGGLSDLWQRGELGFVHAVSTPYRDKRSHFDGQDLLEAGTSPDVPRGTARDGWLNRMLQAVPGLRAETAWAVGRDPLPVIEGMAPVRSWSPDLRLDLSAQNRRLLGELYHDDPLFRDVAAEALELAAAIPGAAEGGARGRKGKGKGNPFADIDGLAGFAAERLRGEARIAAFSLSGWDTHRSQARSILKPLSQLERLLLRLRDGLGPAWERTAVLAMTEFGRTARENGSGGTDHGTAGAMLVAGGAVRGGQVMGRWPGLGDAALYAGRDLMPTSDVRAWAAWTMRALYGFDRGLLEGSVFPGLDMGDDPGLVL
- a CDS encoding DUF2793 domain-containing protein, which translates into the protein MSDTSPILQLPYILPSQAQKHVTHNEALRLLDVLVQPTVLDRDRTAPPASPAAGARHLVPAGASGAWAGHTDEIAVWEAETAVWRFLAPQPGWQTFVLAEGAGLVFTVTGWQTLNQLAPEFASLGISTAADETNRLAVASSATLLTHSGEGHQLKVNKAAAGDTASLLFQTGWSGRAEIGLAGSDDLSVKVSPDGDTFRTALRVDRGTGRVMLPQGMTVTGSVTGTAVQASAADATAGRLLAVGAFGLGGTAPLIGNAEVTDGSIAPGFYGYDSAQGSSGGPSGVQCGILLHQSRTSGAGEVQLFLVESAAGAGCLPGILFSRARSGGAWSGWFAGGVVDSAGNANGRYIRHQDGTQTCWQSVTTVTSGEAAITFPAPFSSTSGLITTMGVNGTAASSICPRITARTATGANVSAFNTSNARIAVRVELISMGRWY
- a CDS encoding DUF1800 family protein yields the protein MTDGPALTAIRFGYGLPLPEGAPTTPEGMLTLLRGPDRAAEDRPLPRLPDLLPAMRTLAESQRLPESDPAKTARLREAREAIRDQARRSAAVSIGRALASPDGFRERLVQFWSGHFAVVARSARDGALPGALVEEAIRPHLAGHFAELLAAVTLHPAMISYLDQDSSVGPGSPAGRKRARGLNENLARELMELHTLGVGAAYSQADVTEMAELLTGLGFSIEKGFTFRRNAAEPGAETVLGTSYEGRGLGPIRRALADLAARPETARHIATKLARHFVADTPDPDLVAAMERAFLDTGGDLPAVYGAMLAHPAARAAPQAKVRQPFDYVVAGLRAFGIRPEEVERLPGKRLDRLILVPMAGMGQPWQRPAGPDGWPEEASAWITPPRLSSRILWALEMPTAFRRELPDPLALVDRALGPFAGAELRQAVSRAESRRDAAGLVLASAEFNRR